The Hymenobacter sp. DG01 genome has a segment encoding these proteins:
- a CDS encoding ADP-ribosylation/crystallin J1: MRHESATTLLYRPVNQAELDLIAASGWLAFPPRLPEQPIFYPVLNEQYAAQIARDWNVPYYGVGYVLRFAVEADYADQFPVQNVGGPEHDELWIPAEELAEFNLHIIGQIEVVSVFKAE, from the coding sequence ATGCGCCACGAGTCTGCCACGACGCTGCTGTACCGCCCCGTAAATCAGGCGGAGCTGGATTTGATTGCGGCATCGGGGTGGCTGGCGTTTCCGCCGCGCCTGCCGGAGCAGCCTATTTTTTACCCGGTCCTGAATGAACAGTATGCGGCCCAGATTGCCCGCGACTGGAACGTGCCTTATTACGGCGTAGGCTACGTACTCCGCTTCGCGGTGGAGGCGGATTATGCCGACCAGTTTCCGGTGCAGAACGTAGGCGGGCCGGAGCATGATGAGTTGTGGATACCGGCCGAAGAGCTGGCGGAGTTCAACCTTCATATCATTGGTCAGATTGAAGTGGTAAGCGTGTTTAAGGCCGAGTAA
- a CDS encoding ABC transporter ATP-binding protein: MKTYLRILQYARPWAVFLPQYLLFTVLTIFFSIANFTLIIPLLKVLFDKTGTVEMQAPDHIPAFRPSIQWVTDTFNYFFADVLADRGKLGALAFVCLVVVGSVLLSNVFRYLSLRLLAKVRARVIRNLRRDLYHRIVGLQLGFFSGERKGDLMSRFTSDVQEVETSVVNTMTAVIKEPLTIIAYFAVLFHISMPLTLFTLILLPISGGIIATVAKRLRTQAKQSQSTLGTMLSVIDETLGGIRVIKAFNAQDYIKGKFEDQNDQYARTSRAIDNTRDLASPFSEFAGVSVVAGLLYFGGTLILGGQSELNGETFIGYVILFSQVLTPAKALSSSFGNIQRGLVAGERVLSIIDTEPVIRDKPEARVLPPFEQQIELRNLQFGYGDTPVLQDINLTIPKGKTVALVGPSGGGKSTLADLLPRFYDPTGGQLLIDGHDVRDCTIHSVRDQMGIVTQESILFNDTIFNNIRFNTQATEQEVMEAARIANAHDFIMASPEGYQTVIGDRGSRLSGGQRQRLSIARAILRNPPILILDEATSALDTESEKLVQEALTRLMQNRTSLVIAHRLSTVQHADEIVVLQHGRIVERGTHEQLQRREGGLYQRLSLMQTSNAALV, from the coding sequence ATGAAGACCTACCTCCGCATTCTGCAGTACGCCCGGCCGTGGGCCGTATTTCTGCCCCAATACCTGCTGTTCACCGTGCTGACCATCTTTTTCAGCATTGCCAACTTCACCCTCATCATTCCGCTGCTGAAGGTGCTGTTCGACAAAACCGGCACCGTGGAAATGCAGGCTCCTGACCATATTCCGGCGTTTCGGCCTTCCATTCAGTGGGTGACGGACACGTTCAATTACTTCTTCGCCGATGTGCTGGCCGACCGCGGCAAGCTTGGGGCTCTGGCCTTTGTGTGCCTGGTAGTGGTAGGCTCGGTGCTGCTCAGCAACGTGTTTCGCTACCTGAGTTTGCGGCTGCTGGCCAAGGTGCGGGCCCGCGTGATTCGGAACCTGCGCCGCGACCTGTACCACCGCATCGTGGGGTTGCAACTGGGCTTTTTCAGTGGGGAGCGGAAAGGTGATTTGATGTCGCGCTTTACTTCTGATGTGCAGGAGGTGGAAACATCCGTGGTGAACACCATGACGGCCGTTATCAAGGAGCCCCTGACCATCATTGCCTACTTCGCGGTGCTGTTTCATATTTCGATGCCCCTGACCCTGTTCACGCTGATTCTGCTACCGATTTCGGGCGGCATTATTGCCACGGTAGCCAAGCGCCTGCGCACTCAGGCCAAACAGAGCCAGAGCACGCTAGGCACTATGCTGTCGGTGATTGACGAAACGCTGGGCGGCATCCGGGTTATCAAGGCATTCAACGCTCAGGACTACATCAAAGGCAAATTCGAGGACCAGAACGACCAGTACGCCCGCACGTCCCGCGCCATCGACAACACCCGCGACCTGGCCTCGCCTTTCTCGGAGTTTGCCGGCGTTTCGGTGGTAGCGGGCCTGTTGTACTTCGGCGGCACCCTTATTCTGGGCGGACAGTCGGAGCTGAACGGGGAAACGTTTATCGGCTATGTGATTCTGTTTTCGCAGGTGCTCACACCGGCCAAGGCTTTGTCGTCGTCGTTTGGTAACATTCAGCGCGGGCTGGTGGCCGGCGAGCGGGTGTTGAGCATTATTGACACCGAGCCCGTCATTCGGGACAAGCCCGAGGCGCGGGTCCTACCCCCCTTCGAGCAACAAATCGAGCTGCGGAATCTGCAGTTTGGCTACGGCGATACGCCCGTGCTCCAGGACATCAACCTGACGATTCCGAAGGGCAAGACGGTGGCGCTAGTGGGTCCCAGCGGCGGCGGTAAAAGCACCCTGGCCGATCTGCTACCCCGCTTCTACGACCCAACCGGCGGGCAGCTCCTCATCGACGGTCACGACGTGCGCGACTGCACCATTCATTCCGTGCGCGACCAGATGGGCATCGTTACCCAGGAAAGTATCCTGTTCAACGACACCATTTTCAACAACATCCGCTTCAATACCCAGGCCACCGAGCAGGAGGTGATGGAAGCCGCCCGCATTGCCAACGCCCACGATTTCATCATGGCCTCGCCGGAAGGCTACCAGACGGTTATCGGTGACCGGGGCTCGCGGCTTTCCGGGGGACAGCGGCAGCGCCTGAGCATTGCCCGCGCCATTCTGCGCAACCCGCCCATCCTGATTCTGGATGAAGCCACCTCCGCCCTCGACACCGAAAGCGAAAAGCTGGTGCAGGAAGCCCTGACGCGCCTCATGCAAAACCGCACTTCCCTGGTTATTGCCCACCGCCTAAGCACCGTGCAGCACGCCGATGAAATTGTGGTGCTCCAGCACGGCCGCATTGTGGAGCGCGGCACCCATGAGCAACTCCAACGCCGCGAAGGTGGCCTTTATCAGCGCCTGAGCCTGATGCAAACCAGCAACGCGGCCCTGGTATAA
- the lpcA gene encoding D-sedoheptulose 7-phosphate isomerase codes for MTQLPLSDLIRAELTEAQSVLDRFLQDPANLQAIEQAARLMAASLDQGGKILTCGNGGSLCDAQHFAEELTGRYRQDRRALAAIALTEASHMSCVANDFGYDRVFSRFVEALGRPNDVLLAISTSGNSPNVLLAAEAARAAGMQVVSLTGKDGGKLAGLSDVEIRAPHSGYADRIQEIHIKAIHIMIMLIEQLVK; via the coding sequence GTGACTCAACTCCCGCTTTCTGACCTCATTCGGGCCGAGCTGACCGAAGCGCAGTCGGTGCTCGACCGTTTTCTGCAAGATCCCGCCAACCTGCAGGCCATTGAACAGGCGGCCCGCCTGATGGCCGCTTCCCTGGACCAGGGCGGCAAAATCCTGACCTGCGGCAACGGCGGCTCCCTCTGCGACGCCCAGCATTTTGCCGAGGAACTAACCGGCCGCTACCGCCAAGACCGCCGCGCCTTGGCCGCCATTGCCCTCACCGAAGCCTCGCACATGAGCTGCGTAGCCAACGACTTCGGCTACGACCGGGTGTTCAGTCGCTTCGTGGAAGCCCTGGGCCGCCCCAACGATGTACTGCTGGCCATCAGCACCAGCGGCAACTCGCCCAATGTGTTGCTGGCCGCCGAAGCCGCCCGGGCGGCTGGTATGCAGGTGGTAAGCCTGACGGGCAAGGACGGCGGCAAGCTGGCCGGCCTGAGCGATGTAGAAATTCGGGCTCCGCACTCCGGCTACGCCGACCGGATTCAGGAAATCCACATCAAGGCCATTCACATCATGATCATGCTTATTGAGCAGCTGGTGAAGTAA
- a CDS encoding YifB family Mg chelatase-like AAA ATPase: MLTKTYGSAVQGVNANTITIEVVVSQGTGFFVVGLPDNAIKESQQRVEAALKFRGYRMPRTKVVVNMAPADIRKEGSAYDLPIALGILHASQQLTTERLNEYVIMGELALDGELRPIRGVLPIAIQARKEGFKGFILPRGNAQEAAIVNNLDVIPVDTMQEAVDFLEGRLEIVPVTVDTRNVFQYTANQYAADFADVQGQENIKRALEIAAAGGHNVIMIGPPGAGKTMLAKRLPSILPPLNMQEALETTKIHSVAGKLGADASLLNTRPFRSPHHTISDVALVGGGGNPQPGEISLAHNGVLFLDELPEFKRTVLEVMRQPLEERRVTISRAKVSIDFPANFMLIASMNPCPCGYYNHPEKECVCGPGVVQRYLNKVSGPLLDRIDLHVEVTPVTFDQMTEMRRAEDSRSIQERVEQARQRQAERFREFPDIHSNAMMPSQMVKDICRVDAAGLALLKTAMERLGLSARAYDRILKVARTIADLAATDDIQLPHLAEAIQYRSLDREGWAG, from the coding sequence ATGCTTACCAAGACCTACGGCTCCGCCGTTCAGGGAGTTAACGCCAATACCATCACCATTGAAGTTGTAGTATCACAGGGCACGGGGTTCTTCGTGGTGGGCCTGCCTGATAATGCCATCAAGGAAAGCCAGCAGCGGGTGGAAGCGGCCCTGAAGTTTCGGGGGTACCGCATGCCGCGCACCAAAGTGGTGGTGAACATGGCGCCCGCCGATATCCGCAAGGAAGGCTCGGCCTACGATTTGCCCATTGCCCTGGGTATTTTACACGCCTCTCAGCAGCTCACCACAGAACGCTTGAACGAGTACGTCATCATGGGGGAACTGGCGCTGGATGGGGAGCTGCGCCCGATTCGAGGTGTACTGCCCATTGCCATTCAGGCCCGCAAGGAGGGATTCAAAGGGTTTATCCTACCCCGCGGCAACGCTCAGGAGGCGGCCATTGTGAACAACCTCGACGTAATTCCGGTGGACACCATGCAGGAGGCCGTCGATTTTCTGGAAGGCCGGCTGGAAATTGTGCCCGTAACGGTGGACACGCGCAACGTATTCCAATACACCGCCAACCAATACGCCGCCGACTTTGCCGATGTGCAGGGCCAGGAAAACATCAAGCGGGCCCTGGAAATTGCGGCGGCCGGCGGCCACAACGTTATCATGATCGGCCCGCCCGGCGCAGGCAAAACCATGCTGGCTAAGCGCCTGCCCAGCATCTTGCCCCCGCTGAACATGCAGGAGGCCCTGGAAACCACCAAAATCCATTCGGTGGCGGGCAAGCTCGGCGCTGATGCTTCCCTGCTGAACACCCGTCCGTTCCGCAGTCCGCACCATACTATTTCCGATGTGGCGCTGGTAGGCGGTGGGGGCAACCCGCAGCCCGGCGAAATCTCGCTGGCCCATAATGGTGTGCTGTTCCTGGACGAGCTGCCCGAGTTTAAGCGCACGGTGCTGGAAGTGATGCGCCAGCCGCTGGAAGAGCGGCGCGTGACTATCTCAAGGGCCAAAGTCAGCATAGATTTCCCGGCGAATTTTATGTTGATAGCCTCGATGAACCCGTGCCCATGCGGGTATTATAACCATCCGGAAAAAGAGTGCGTGTGCGGGCCAGGGGTAGTGCAGCGCTACCTCAACAAAGTGAGCGGCCCCTTGCTGGACCGCATCGACCTGCATGTGGAGGTGACGCCTGTTACGTTCGATCAGATGACGGAAATGCGCCGCGCCGAAGACAGCCGCTCGATTCAGGAGCGGGTGGAGCAGGCCCGGCAGCGCCAGGCGGAGCGGTTTCGGGAGTTTCCGGATATCCACTCTAACGCCATGATGCCCTCCCAAATGGTAAAGGACATTTGCCGGGTTGACGCGGCGGGACTGGCCCTGCTCAAAACCGCCATGGAGCGTCTCGGCCTCTCGGCCCGCGCCTACGACCGGATTCTGAAGGTAGCCCGCACCATCGCCGACCTGGCCGCCACCGACGACATCCAACTCCCCCACCTGGCCGAAGCCATTCAGTACCGCAGCCTCGATCGGGAAGGCTGGGCGGGGTAG
- a CDS encoding quinone-dependent dihydroorotate dehydrogenase, which produces MYKALLKPLFFRLDAEDAHHLVFNNLKRAHRLPGAAALLRGLYDYQHPSLEREVFGLPFRNPVGIAAGFDKNAELTDELAALGFGFVEIGTVTPRPQPGNPQPRLFRLPQDEALVNRMGFNNQGAEAAADRLRQRRNRNLIIGGNIGKNKDTPNELAAQDYVACVEALHEVVDYFVVNVSSPNTPNLRQLQEREPLIALLQQVQERNQALPTPRPLLLKIAPDLTDSQLDDILLIAREAELSGLVATNTTISRTGLTTPEAQVNALGAGGLSGRPLRQRATEVIRYLSRQSRGKMPIIGVGGIHSAQDAQEKLAAGAALVQLYSGFIYEGPSLVKQINQALTVS; this is translated from the coding sequence ATGTACAAAGCGCTGCTTAAACCGCTCTTCTTCCGGCTCGATGCGGAGGATGCTCACCATCTGGTGTTTAACAACCTAAAACGGGCCCACCGCCTGCCGGGCGCGGCCGCCCTGCTGCGCGGGCTTTATGACTACCAGCACCCGAGCCTGGAGCGGGAAGTGTTTGGGTTGCCCTTCCGCAATCCGGTGGGCATAGCGGCAGGGTTCGACAAAAATGCGGAGCTGACTGATGAGCTGGCGGCCCTGGGTTTTGGCTTTGTGGAAATAGGCACCGTGACGCCCCGCCCCCAGCCCGGCAACCCCCAACCGCGCCTATTCCGCCTACCCCAGGATGAGGCCCTGGTGAACCGCATGGGTTTCAATAACCAGGGCGCCGAAGCCGCCGCCGACCGCCTGCGCCAGCGTCGCAACCGAAACCTGATTATCGGGGGCAACATCGGCAAGAACAAGGACACCCCCAATGAGCTGGCCGCCCAGGACTACGTGGCTTGCGTGGAGGCCCTGCACGAGGTGGTGGACTACTTCGTGGTGAACGTATCGTCGCCGAACACACCGAACCTGCGGCAGCTGCAGGAGCGGGAACCCCTGATTGCCTTGCTCCAGCAGGTGCAGGAGCGCAATCAGGCCCTGCCCACCCCGCGCCCCCTGCTGCTCAAAATTGCCCCCGACCTCACCGACTCCCAGCTTGACGACATTCTGCTGATTGCCCGGGAAGCCGAGCTGAGCGGACTGGTAGCTACCAACACCACCATCAGCCGCACCGGGCTTACTACCCCCGAAGCCCAGGTGAATGCCCTGGGCGCGGGCGGCCTGAGCGGCCGTCCCCTGCGCCAGCGGGCCACGGAGGTTATCCGCTACCTCAGCCGCCAGAGCCGGGGCAAAATGCCCATTATTGGGGTTGGAGGTATTCACTCAGCCCAGGATGCCCAGGAGAAGCTGGCCGCCGGTGCGGCGCTGGTGCAGCTGTACTCGGGCTTCATCTACGAAGGGCCTTCCCTGGTGAAGCAAATCAACCAGGCCCTGACGGTTTCCTGA
- a CDS encoding 30S ribosomal protein THX, which translates to MGKGDIKTKRGKRNNGSFGVHRKKKQAAKSTVKPAEKK; encoded by the coding sequence ATGGGCAAAGGCGACATCAAAACCAAACGCGGCAAGCGTAACAACGGCAGCTTCGGCGTGCATCGTAAAAAGAAGCAAGCCGCGAAAAGCACCGTTAAACCGGCCGAGAAAAAGTAA
- a CDS encoding acyloxyacyl hydrolase, which produces MTIRNGLLVAVLLSSAALGYGQAPAVAPAPVVVGAYAQGSFIIAHTPAVKHLAVSHPTGFELNLQRQTNGSEPWHAWYRYPKVGLALVYYDYHNPVLGKSYAASIYINKAFWRRQGQEISFRIGTGVGYFPVRYDQLSNHKNTIVSSRLNATIQTRLEYDRALTEHLGLLVGVGLNHYSNGATTKPNFGINLPTLLLGLNYHQQRPARPLDTPPEPMPADVGRTFLNLSSSVGWKQRNETDPRRYLVNSVTLAAGWRLNRKSNLVTGLEGFYDRSLRAQLRDTARTDTNLPDVKKAGVYVGHELLFGRLAFVSHLGFYLYNPYKSNKFYYERLGLKYHFTEHLFGNVDLKVHRGAADVIECRLGVKL; this is translated from the coding sequence ATGACAATTCGGAACGGACTGCTGGTAGCTGTTCTGCTCAGTAGCGCGGCCTTGGGCTACGGGCAGGCCCCGGCCGTAGCTCCTGCTCCTGTGGTGGTAGGAGCGTACGCCCAAGGCAGTTTCATCATTGCCCATACGCCGGCAGTGAAGCACCTGGCCGTTTCGCACCCCACCGGCTTCGAGCTGAATCTGCAGCGGCAAACCAACGGCTCTGAACCCTGGCATGCGTGGTACCGCTACCCCAAAGTGGGCCTGGCCCTGGTGTATTACGACTACCACAACCCGGTGCTGGGCAAGTCGTACGCGGCCAGTATCTATATCAATAAGGCCTTCTGGCGGCGTCAGGGACAGGAAATCAGCTTCCGGATTGGCACGGGGGTAGGGTACTTTCCCGTGCGCTACGACCAACTCAGCAACCACAAGAACACCATCGTCAGCTCGCGGCTGAACGCCACCATTCAAACCCGGCTGGAGTACGACAGGGCCCTGACCGAGCACCTGGGGCTGCTGGTGGGGGTAGGGCTCAACCACTATTCCAACGGCGCTACTACCAAGCCCAACTTTGGCATTAACCTGCCTACCCTGCTGCTGGGCCTTAACTACCACCAGCAGCGCCCGGCGCGCCCGCTCGATACCCCGCCCGAGCCAATGCCGGCCGATGTAGGCCGCACCTTCCTGAACCTGAGCTCCTCCGTGGGCTGGAAGCAGCGTAACGAAACCGACCCCCGCCGCTACCTTGTCAACTCGGTAACCCTGGCCGCCGGGTGGCGCCTCAACCGCAAAAGCAACCTGGTAACGGGGCTGGAAGGCTTCTACGACCGGAGCCTGCGGGCCCAGCTTCGGGACACTGCCCGCACCGACACCAACCTGCCCGACGTTAAAAAAGCCGGTGTGTATGTAGGCCACGAGCTGCTGTTCGGCCGGCTGGCATTTGTGTCGCACCTGGGCTTTTACCTCTACAATCCGTACAAATCCAATAAGTTCTACTACGAGCGGCTGGGGCTGAAATACCACTTCACCGAGCACCTGTTCGGCAACGTGGACCTAAAAGTGCACCGCGGCGCCGCCGATGTAATTGAGTGCCGGCTGGGGGTGAAGCTGTAG
- a CDS encoding porin family protein codes for MKKLAALSLALVSAASIAQAQDAGGFRIGLKVGGTYSNISGDNVSQITGSGYSTDLGDYKLGYNAGIGLSIPLSSDGFFSFAPELLYNRKGYEIQSKQTGNLGTENGKTVESREIEQKRVLHYLDVPLLAKINAGGLFFELGPQVSYLFGSKNKQQTTTKYTDGTKNKTDNDGGFLDYSGIKRGESSKSDLAQFDISGVAGVGYMTDGGISLGLRYARGFNSLIDTKDQDNEPKAFNNAFTLQLGYLIPTK; via the coding sequence ATGAAAAAACTTGCAGCCCTCTCGCTTGCACTCGTATCAGCCGCTTCTATTGCTCAGGCTCAGGACGCCGGCGGCTTCCGCATCGGCCTGAAAGTTGGCGGAACCTACTCTAACATTTCTGGCGACAACGTAAGCCAGATTACCGGCTCGGGCTACAGCACGGACCTCGGCGACTACAAGCTGGGCTACAACGCCGGCATTGGGCTGAGCATTCCGCTGAGCAGCGACGGGTTCTTCTCCTTCGCGCCGGAACTGCTTTACAACCGCAAAGGCTACGAAATCCAGTCGAAGCAAACGGGTAACCTGGGCACCGAAAACGGCAAGACCGTGGAAAGCCGCGAAATTGAGCAGAAGCGCGTGCTGCACTACCTGGATGTGCCGCTGCTGGCCAAAATCAACGCGGGCGGCTTGTTTTTCGAGCTAGGCCCGCAGGTAAGCTACCTGTTCGGCTCGAAAAACAAGCAGCAGACGACCACCAAATACACGGACGGCACCAAAAACAAAACCGATAACGACGGCGGCTTCCTGGATTACAGCGGCATTAAGCGCGGCGAATCGTCGAAGTCGGACCTGGCCCAGTTTGATATCAGTGGGGTGGCCGGCGTAGGCTACATGACCGATGGCGGCATCAGCCTGGGGCTGCGCTACGCCCGCGGCTTCAACTCCCTGATTGACACCAAGGACCAGGACAACGAGCCCAAGGCCTTCAACAACGCCTTTACCTTGCAGCTGGGCTATCTGATTCCGACCAAGTAA
- a CDS encoding porin family protein, producing MKKTVFFAAALLGVAAVSSSSYAQGVRLGLRAGANYSNLAGNIRNENTFNNKFGFLGGVMLNADVTGDGFFSIQPEILYSQKGFENKPTEYTNTVLGVGYTEKREGKVNYNYLDVPVLLKVNAGGLIVEAGPQYSYLLSANDETQITRTRQPNGTPQVTEVQNKKDVSGFKRSELGYVAGVGYQADNGLSLNLRYTGAFSDFVKSDNGSYFNGDLANARHSAFQLSLGYLFPSK from the coding sequence ATGAAAAAGACCGTCTTTTTTGCCGCTGCCCTGCTGGGTGTAGCCGCTGTTTCCTCTTCTTCCTACGCCCAGGGCGTGCGCCTGGGTCTGCGCGCCGGCGCCAACTACTCTAACCTGGCCGGCAACATCCGCAACGAAAATACCTTCAACAACAAGTTTGGCTTTCTGGGCGGCGTGATGCTAAACGCCGACGTTACCGGCGACGGGTTCTTCTCCATCCAGCCGGAAATTCTCTACTCTCAGAAAGGCTTCGAAAACAAGCCCACCGAGTACACCAACACCGTGCTGGGGGTAGGATACACCGAGAAGCGCGAGGGCAAGGTAAACTACAATTACCTCGATGTGCCCGTGTTGCTGAAGGTAAACGCCGGCGGCCTGATTGTAGAGGCCGGGCCGCAGTACTCCTACCTGCTCAGTGCCAACGATGAAACCCAGATAACCCGCACGCGTCAGCCCAACGGCACGCCCCAGGTAACGGAAGTGCAGAACAAGAAAGACGTGAGCGGCTTTAAGCGCAGCGAGTTGGGCTATGTGGCGGGGGTAGGCTACCAGGCCGATAACGGCCTCAGCCTGAACCTGCGCTACACCGGCGCGTTCAGCGACTTCGTGAAGAGCGACAATGGCAGCTACTTCAACGGCGACCTGGCCAACGCCCGTCACTCGGCGTTTCAGCTTTCTTTGGGCTACCTCTTCCCGAGCAAGTAA